One window of Parambassis ranga chromosome 3, fParRan2.1, whole genome shotgun sequence genomic DNA carries:
- the gjd6 gene encoding gap junction protein delta 6, which translates to MTEWTLLKRLLDAVHQHSTMIGRLWLTVMVIFRLLIVAVATEDVYTDEQEMFVCNTLQPGCSTVCYDAFAPISQPRFWVFHIISVSTPSLCFIIYTWHNLSKLPHRDGGQEAYDRSCDSDSCSIHSHMHLGHSLADMLEGITTQKSAEGHMISGGVLSKCYIFHVCLRAVLEVGFVLAQWKLFGFQVPVHFLCTSPPCSQPVDCYVSRPTEKTIFLLFMFCVGIFCILLNLLELNHLGWKKIRQVVRLRERAAWGRCPGMRKGYETFPPDSPSLTSSLGFREVTSTTSLPTLDLVVGHQPDWTCAVNFSRMKEVKETRTEHPKRQESHKGERQPLKSKREIRGSKQRSVEVWI; encoded by the exons ATGACGGAGTGGACTCTGCTGAAACGCCTCCTGGATGCTGTCCACCAGCACTCCACCATGATCGGGCGCCTGTGGCTCACCGTCATGGTCATCTTCCGACTGCTCATTGTCGCTGTGGCAACTGAGGATGTTTACACAGATGAACAGGAGATGTTTGTGTGCAACACGCTGCAGCCGGGATGTTCCACCGTCTGCTATGATGCATTTGCACCCATCTCCCAACCTCGCTTCTGGGTCTTTCACATCATCAGCGTCTCCACGCCATCGCTCTGCTTTATCATCTATACATGGCACAACCTGTCCAAGCTTCCCCACA GAGATGGTGGACAAGAGGCGTATGATCGGAGCTGTGACTCGGACAGCTGCTCCATTCATTCCCATATGCACCTAGGTCACAGCCTGGCAGACATGCTAGAAGGGATCACAACCCAGAA GAGTGCAGAAGGTCATATGATCTCTGGAGGGGTTCTGTCTAAATGTTACATCTTTCATGTGTGTTTAAGGGCAGTCCTGGAGGTGGGCTTCGTCCTTGCCCAGTGGAAGCTCTTTGGCTTTCAGGTGCCAGTCCACTTCCTTTGCACTTCACCCCCCTGCAGCCAGCCAGTGGACTGCTATGTCTCCAGGCCCACAGAGAAAACCATCTTCCTGCtcttcatgttttgtgtggGGATTTTCTGCATCCTTCTCAACCTGCTTGAGCTCAACCACCTGGGCTGGAAGAAGATCCGTCAGGTGGTGAGACTAAGGGAAAGGGCAGCCTGGGGACGATGCCCAGGTATGAGGAAGGGGTATGAAACCTTCCCTCCAGATAGCCCGTCTCTCACATCCTCTTTAGGCTTCAGGGAGGTGACCAGCACCACCTCCCTGCCTACTTTGGACCTGGTGGTAGGTCATCAGCCTGACTGGACGTGTGCTGTAAACTTTAGCAGGATGAAGGAGGTCAAAGAGACCAGAACGGAGCATCCAAAGAGACAGGAATCCCATAAAGGAGAGAGACAGCCTTTGAAGAGTAAGAGGGAGATTAGAGGGTCTAAGCAGAGGAGCGTTGAGGTCTGGATCTAA
- the marchf3 gene encoding E3 ubiquitin-protein ligase MARCHF3: MTAEDPGYPWVSSPVGEVKLIPLHEQEEEGHSCNQEVMLYQTDTPCEECTGTDSQCSEEPFCRICHEGQDTGELLSLCECSGSLAMVHQTCLEHWLTASNRGHCELCHHQFAMERLPKPLTEWLCSPLMQQQRRTLCTDAVCFLFITPLASLSGWLCVHGALDLYYTNGMEALGLLFLTLALFTIYIFWTVVSVRYYMHLFKTWKMTDQRVRLQIPLSAQSTHNQQSVSINTLTKATNKETMV; the protein is encoded by the exons ATGACAGCAGAGGATCCTGGGTACCCATGGGTGTCCAGCCCAGTGGGGGAGGTCAAGCTGATCCCTCTGCAtgagcaggaagaagaaggcCATAGCTGCAACCAGGAAGTAATGTTGTATCAGACAGATACGCCCTGTGAAGAATGTACAGGCACAGACAG TCAGTGCAGCGAGGAGCCCTTCTGCAGGATCTGCCATGAAGGCCAGGACACGGGGGAGCTGCTCTCCCTGTGCGAGTGTTCTGGCAGCCTGGCCATGGTGCATCAGACCTGTCTGGAGCACTGGCTTACCGCCTCCAACCGTGGCCACTGTGAGCTTTGCCACCACCAGTTTGCAATGGAGCGCCTGCCAAAACCACTTACTGAG TGGTTATGTTCTCCATTAATGCAGCAGCAAAGAAGAACACTGTGTACAGATGCTGTATGTttcctcttcatcacaccaCTAGCAAGCCTGTCAGGATGGCTGTGTGTTCATGGAGCCTTAGACCTCTACTACACCAATGGCATGGAAGCACTGGGGCTGCTGTTTCTCACGCTGGCTCTCTTCACCATATATATTTTCTGGACTGTG GTATCAGTGCGCTACTACATGCATCTGTTCAAAACATGGAAAATGACAGACCAGAGAGTGAGACTGCAGATTCCCCTGTCAGCCCAAAGTACACACAACCAGCAGAGCGTTTCCATAAACACCCTCACCAAGGCCACCAACAAAGAGACTATGGTATag